The Nostoc sp. PCC 7524 nucleotide sequence TGCCGTGGTGATGGTTTCCAGGTTGTATAAAGCCAAATCTAGTAAGGAGTATTTGGAAGCTAACACTTCCCCTTGTTCCGTAATCTTGATGCGGCCGTTGATACTATGGCCTGGTTGTGCCAAAATTGCTTCGTGGGCAGGGCCGCCTCCTCGTCCTACAGAACCGCCGCGTCCATGAAAAATGCGGAGCTTAACGCCGTATTCTTCAGCTATCTTTTGCAAGGATTTTTGGGCTTTGTGAATTTCCCAGTTACTACTTAAGAAACCAGAATCTTTGTTACTGTCAGAATACCCCAGCATTACCTCCTGTAAGTCAGGGGTGAGAGAAAACGCCTCGGTGGGGAGGGGGAGATGGGGCGAGGGAGGTAGGGTTTCTTGGCTACCGTTGAGTACGGCGTAACCACCTGCTAACAAGGCACGATATAAAGGAAGTTCAAACAGTTGCCGCATGATGCTGCGGGAACGTTGCAAGTCTTCGACTGTTTCAAATAATGGTACAACGTGAATTGTGCCGACCGCGATCGCCGGATCAAATAATCTGGCTTCCTTGGCTAATAGCAACACTTCCAGGACATCGCTTACCTGACGACACATACTAATGATGTAGGTTTTGCAGATGTTCACGCCAAATTCTTGCTGTAGCGATCGCACTACCCGGAAGGTTTTAATGACATCATTAGTCTTATCAGAAAATGGCAACTCTGATGAGATTAAGGGGCGGCGGGTTTGGAGTTCACTGGTTAACCATTCAACGCGCTGCTCTTCCGAGAGTTCGTTGTAAGGTTGGGGCAGAATTTGTAGGTATTCCAGAATCTCGTTTAAAGCATCTGAGTGTCGGGAAGATTCTTGGCGGATGTCTAGCTGGGTGAGATGAAAGTCAAAAATTTCGACTTGACAGATGAGATTATCTAACTCTCGACAACTTAATCCGGTTTCCGTCAAGTTACGCTGAATCAAGCGCAGTTCCGCCAAAAACTCTGCACCAGAACGGTACATAGGGCTATCTTCATTGGTGGGAGTTTCGCCCTTATACAAAGCTAAATTGCGATCGCGGGTATTTTCCAACCGCTTCAGGACATAAGATAGCTTGAGGCGATAGGGTTCTTGGCGATATCTTAACGCTAGTGCGTCGTAAACTTCACTTAACTGGGATTGATCTAACTCCAGAGACTCCAGCAAATCTGGTAAAACATCACTCCAGTGCATAGAAATACTCAGTAATTCAATCAATTGTTTGACTGACTTGATATATCTCTCTAGCACCATTTTGCGCTGATAGCAGGCTGTCTGCCAGCTCACTTCCGGGGTGACAGATGGATTTCCATCCCTATCTGAACCTACCCAAGAACCAAAGGAACAAAAATCTGTACTTGGTGGTTCTAGCCAAGGAAATGTTTTCCCCAAGGAGTATTTGAAGCGTTTATACAGTTGAGGGATACCATCAAATAATACTTCTTGGAAGTAGTGCAAGGCATAATCTACTTCATCCAAAACCGTAGGCTTAAACTGGTGCAGTTCATCAGTGCGCCACCAGAGGCGAATTTCTTCTAATAGTTTTTCCCGTAGTTCTCCTGCTTCCCAAGGGTAGCCGCTACCATTATTAGCGCCAGTTTCCACAGCATCGAGTTGTTGCAGCAATTTGACTACCTGCCGTTGTTTATCGCGGATGGTGTGGCGGACAATTTCCGTCGGGTGGGCTGTAAATACCAAACGCACGTCCAACTGGGAAATCAAGCGTTGAATCTGTTGGGGTGGGACATTCAACTTATGTAATAGGGGAAATAGAGCGGCGAATGTGCCTCTTTGTCTATTTTGTTCTCTAGAAGAACCATTTTTTGTTAGCCAATCCATGCCTCCAGCACCATTTAAGGTGAAATCATCTTCATTTTGGTTGGAGGAATAGTTAATATTGTGAGAATTTTCCTGATGGGCTAATTCTTGTTCTACTTCCGAGTAGCGAGTTAATTGCTGCTTTTGTTCGTATTCCTGCTCTATGATGTTGATCAGCTGAAAATACAAAGCAAAACCCCGTGCTGCTCTGATCGCTTCGTTAATATTTAACTGTTCAATCAATTTGACAGCAGAAGTGGCTTGATCTTTTGTCGCTTGTCCTTCTGGTGAACACAAGTCACGCAACTGCCGCAATAGATCCACCATATTCTGCCCGCATTCTTGCCGGAGTACGGACTCCCACAATTCTTCTACGATTTGCAGACGACGGCGCAAAAATAATTCTGAGGCGGGGTATAGATTGGCAGATTCAGATAGAGAGTATAAAACAGAACTCATATTTGCTTCTCTTGTAAAGCCGATTGCTGTCCGACGGTGTGCCGCTACGCGGAAGTCAAAATTCAAAAGTCAAAATTCTTAATCTAGTAAGCTTTTGGGGCATTTTGAATCAGGATTCTGTTGACATCGCATTAAGCAGTTTTTGGTAAGTATATTTTTTTAACTTTGATGATTTAATCAGTTACATCTGGAAAGGGAAGAATAGGCAGGCGATCGCCGCGAAATAATTCTTCACTGGCTTGTCCTAGGGATTCTAGGGCTTTTACTGAAACTTTTCCAGTGGTGAGCAGCAGTAGTATAGACGCTGAACCTAGTTGTAAGAGGAGAGATTGGGGAATGCTAAACAGAACCAAATTCAATCCGGAGTTATCTGTGGACTGTTGGGTAGTAGGAGGCATTGTTTGTTTTTAGTAATTGGCCAAAGAGTAGAATGAAACGCAAAACTTCAAATCTGTATGACTTGCAACCTTATAAGACTATTCTGTCTCACTTAGCAAGCCCAAAAGGTAACAAAAGTGTTAACAAAAAACTGCAAAATGTGATAGACCTATGGTTCTAGTTTACAAGTGCAGGCACTATCCCCCAACAATCACTTCCTGTAAAGTTAACTGCCCATGAAAACATTAATATCAGATAGCCAGCAATCCTTATTGCAATGGGTCAGCCAAGCAACAGGGATTAACAGTTTCGGGGTAAAAGTCCGATTACGGGGAAATGACCTTCATATTCTGTGTGAAGGGTCAGAGTGTCCTCAACGCTGGCGTACTCTATCCGACTTGCTTCATGCACTCCAGCAAACAAACTTAGATGCCTTAACAAGCAGCGAACAACCCTCAATATACCAAGTATTCGTCTACGGGCGAAAGAAAGGGGAATATCGTCCCCAATGGTGTCATAAAGTTTACTTAAATCAACTAGAACGCCATTTAGAACAGGTAGAACAGGCTTTATTAGAAGACGCTGCTAAAGCCCCTGGAGGGGCGCTGATCATTTCTAATGAAAGTTTGGCACGCCGGGGTGATCCTAATGCTATTGCCCGCTATCTCAGCGAAACTCTAAGTGCTATGGGGGTGGCGGTACAGGTACAAGTCAAGCAGCACCAATTAAGTGACGGTAATACGGCTGTATTTGATCGTCTGTGGATATTTTGTCAGTCGAGTTATAGTCCTGATCCTTCCTTGTTGGCAGAACCAGTAGCCCAGCAATTGCGACAGTTGAAGTTGTCTGGCTACAAAGATGCCGTGATTGTTTCCCAAATTACTGGTGAGACAAAACATGAGTGGCGGTTACGAATTGACTTAACGCCGCCAGAGGTGATGCTGAAAGAGTGGGCGCGGTGGGGTGATGTGCAGGCGATCGCCCGACTGTTAACCGCAGTATTATCAGAGTTACAAATTAATGTCCAAGTTTCTCTACAAGAATCAACTTTACATATTTTTTGTGTACCAGCTGTTCCCAATGGAGAAGATTCCCGCGCCCCAGGAAAGGCAGTTTGTTTAGAAAAAATATCACAACAACTGGAAGCGATCGCACCCCAAGGTATTCTGGCGGCTACGGTTTACGGACAGAAAACCCCTGACGATAAACAACCAGAATGGATTGATTGGCTGACTTTACCTGCTAAAGAATATCCAGCTTTGGCTATCCCAGCTTTAGAATTAGCAACTGACGGTGATGAACCGGCAATTATTTTCTTACTAGAACGCCTACTTAACCC carries:
- the ppc gene encoding phosphoenolpyruvate carboxylase; translation: MSSVLYSLSESANLYPASELFLRRRLQIVEELWESVLRQECGQNMVDLLRQLRDLCSPEGQATKDQATSAVKLIEQLNINEAIRAARGFALYFQLINIIEQEYEQKQQLTRYSEVEQELAHQENSHNINYSSNQNEDDFTLNGAGGMDWLTKNGSSREQNRQRGTFAALFPLLHKLNVPPQQIQRLISQLDVRLVFTAHPTEIVRHTIRDKQRQVVKLLQQLDAVETGANNGSGYPWEAGELREKLLEEIRLWWRTDELHQFKPTVLDEVDYALHYFQEVLFDGIPQLYKRFKYSLGKTFPWLEPPSTDFCSFGSWVGSDRDGNPSVTPEVSWQTACYQRKMVLERYIKSVKQLIELLSISMHWSDVLPDLLESLELDQSQLSEVYDALALRYRQEPYRLKLSYVLKRLENTRDRNLALYKGETPTNEDSPMYRSGAEFLAELRLIQRNLTETGLSCRELDNLICQVEIFDFHLTQLDIRQESSRHSDALNEILEYLQILPQPYNELSEEQRVEWLTSELQTRRPLISSELPFSDKTNDVIKTFRVVRSLQQEFGVNICKTYIISMCRQVSDVLEVLLLAKEARLFDPAIAVGTIHVVPLFETVEDLQRSRSIMRQLFELPLYRALLAGGYAVLNGSQETLPPSPHLPLPTEAFSLTPDLQEVMLGYSDSNKDSGFLSSNWEIHKAQKSLQKIAEEYGVKLRIFHGRGGSVGRGGGPAHEAILAQPGHSINGRIKITEQGEVLASKYSLLDLALYNLETITTAVIQASLLRTGFDDIEPWNEIMEELAARSRQHYRALIYEQPDFIDFFHQVTPIEEISQLQISSRPARRPSGKKDLSSLRAIPWVFSWTQTRFLLPSWYGVGTALQEFLGEEAEEHLKLLRYFYVKWPFFKMVISKAEMTLAKVDMQMARHYVQELSNPEDKARFEKVFEQIASEFYLTRDLVLKITDHHRLLDGDPVLQRSVQLRNGTIVPLGFIQVSLLKRLRQSKNIATSGVIHSRYSKGELLRGALLTINGIAAGMRNTG